The genome window AATAAGCCAAATCAGCATTGCTGTATCTTAATTTTTCATTTTCATTGGTGCTCATATATTATATTTTAGTCACTTTGATTGTGGTAGCAATATCGTCAAATTCAATTAGCGTACCCTTATAAACATTTGTTGTTATTGTTAATAAATCTGCTAGCGTTTCATCTTTGATATACTGCTTGTTTGTCAAAAGAGCATCGTCTAGTTCCCTATGAGATGCAATCTCAATATTGATTCGGTCGGTTACCTCGAGTCCAGAGTCTTTTCTTATGTTTTGAATGCGATTTACTATTTCTCTAGAAATACCTTCTTTTTTAAGCTCTGGCGATATGGTTACATCGAGTGCAACGGTAATACCTGATTGGTTTGCTACTAACCATCCTTCTATGTCTGAAGACGTAATTTCTACGTCTTCAAGGGTCAATATAACGGCATTTCCGTCTACTTCCACTTCTTTTTGACCAGTTTTTTCCAACAAAGCAATATCCTCTTGTTGAAAACTTTTAATCCTACTAGCGACTTGCCCCATGAGCTTGCCAAAGCGCGGACCTAAGGCTTTAAAGTTTGGTTTGATTTCTTTTACAAGGATACCACTCGCATCATCGATTAACTCAATTTCTTTTACGTTTACTTCACTCTTTACCAGATCTGCGATAGCTTCTATCTGAGCTTTATCTCTGGCATCTAGAACCGGTATCATAATACGTTGTAGCGGTTGACGCACTTTAATACTTTCCTTTTTACGCAGGGATAAGGTAAGACTAGAAATGATTTGTGCTTTGTGCATTTTCTCCTCCAGTGCTGCGTCTATAAGTGATTCATCAGCTTTAGGGAAAAGTGCTAGGTGTACACTCTCACTCGCATCGCTTTCACAAACACCAGTTAGATCTTGATACAGTTGATCCATAAAGAATGGAGCAATAGGAGCACCCAATTGTGCTATTGTTTTTAAACAAGTGTATAAGGTTTGATAAGCAGCGATTTTATCTTGCTCATAAGTTCCTTTCCAGAATCTCCTTCTACATAAACGCACATACCAGTTGCTTAAGTTCTCTGTGACGAAAGTGGTTATCGCACGAGCCGCTTTAGTAGGTTCATAATCTTCATAGAAGGCTGTGCTTTCTTTTATCAAAGTATTTAATTCTGATAGTATCCAGCGGTCTATTTCTGGTCGTTCTGATAATGGAATGTCTTTCTCACTATAGGTAAATCCATCTACGTTTGCGTATAGACTGAAGAACGAATAGGTATTGTAAAGCGTTCCAAAAAACTTGCGTTGCACCTCCGTAATTCCATCGAGATCAAACTTGAGATTGTCCCAAGGATTAGCATTACTCACCATATACCAGCGCGTCGCATCAGCACCGTATTTTCCTAAAGTCTCAAAAGGGTCAGCAGCATTGCCTAAACGCTTCGACATTTTTTGTCCCTTTTTATCTAGAACCAGTCCGTTAGAAACGACGTTTTTATAAGCCACATCATCACTTATCATGGTGGCGATAGCGTGCAGTGTATAAAACCATCCACGCGTTTGATCCACACCTTCGGCAATGAAGTCTGCTTTTCTCAACTGGTTTTCTACTTGTTCTTTATTTTCAAACGGATAATGCCATTGTGAATAAGGCATGGATCCTGAATCAAACCAAACATCGATAAGGTCTGCCTCACGAGTTAACTTTGCTCCGCTTTTACCTACTAGATAAATTTGATCTACTACGTTTTTATGAAGGTCTACGATGTTGTAGTTTTCTTTACTCATGTCGCCATTTTTAAATCCAGCAAACGGATTTGTAGTCATGAACCCAGCTGCGATAGATTTTTCTATCTCTCCCATAAGCTCTTCTATGGAGCCGATGATCATTTCTTCTGTTCCAGTTTCATTTCTCCATATAGGAAGCGGTATTCCCCAAAAACGAGAACGCGATAAATTCCAGTCGTTTGCATTTGCCAGCCAGTTGCCAAATCTTCCTTCTCCGGTAGATTTAGGTTTCCAGTTGATGGATTTGTTCAACTCATGCATTCTATCCTTGAACTCGGTTACTTTTATAAACCAGCTGTCCAGCGGGTAATATAAAATAGGCTTGTCAGTTCTCCAACAATGTGGATAACTGTGCACGTATTTTTCTACTTTAAAAGCGCGATTTTGTTCTTTTAAAGCGATCGCAATATCTACATCTACAGAACGTTCTGGTGCTTCTCCATCAGCAAAATATTCGTTCTTTACATATTTGCCACCTACCTCAGGCAACTCCTCGCGGAATTTCCCCTGTAGGTTGACAAGTGGCACTGGATTGTTATATTCATCCAACACCAACATAGGTGGGATAGGTGGATTTGCTTGTTTAGAAACAAGGGCATCATCTGCTCCAAAAGTAGGTGCGGTGTGCACGATTCCTGTTCCGTCTTCTGTCGTTACAAAATCTCCTAATATGACTCTATAGGCATCCTGTGCGTTTTCAAAAGGCGTAGCATAAGCTAATAATTGCTCGTACCTTAAGTTGACCAGATCTGTTCCTTTGCAAGACCCTAAGATTTGATATGGTATTTTTTTATCTCCTAGTTGGTATTCTTGTTTCGCTTTTGCGAAAGCGTCACCTTTCAAAGCTTGATTCTTTTTACCAAACTGATAGCTCACTAACTTTTCTGCTAGGATTACCTGCATAGGAGCACCAGTGTACTGGTTAAAAGTCTCAGCAAGTACGTAATCTATTTTAGGACCTACAGTAAGTGCGGTGTTGGATGGCAATGTCCACGGCGTCGTGGTCCAGGCAAGGAAAAAAACCTCTCCATTAGTTGGAAAAGGTAATTTTGATGGGTCTTCCACTTTAAATTGAGCAGTAACAGTAGTGTCTGTTACGTCTTGATATGTTCCTGGTTGGTTCAACTCATGGGAGCTCAATCCAGTTCCAGCAGCTGGTGAATACGGTTGTATGGTATAGCCTTTATAAATCAAGTCTTTAGAATAAATCTCTTTTAACAACCACCATACCGATTCCATGTATTTAGATTTATAAGTAATATATGGGTCTTCCATATCTACCCAGTAACCCATATCATCAGTTAGCTTGCTCCATACGTCGGTGTATTTGAGAACTGCTTTTTTACATTCCTCATTATATGCTTCTACAGAGATTTTTGTACCGATGTCCTCTTTAGTAATTCCAAGTGCTTTTTCAACGCCTAGCTCTACAGGAAGACCGTGTGTATCCCAACCGGCTTTGCGATTTACTTGATAACCTTGTTGTGTTTTAAAACGACAGAATAAATCCTTGATCGTACGTCCCATAACATGGTGAATCCCAGGTAACCCGTTAGCAGATGGAGGTCCTTCAAAGAAAATAAAAGGCTCATTTCCTTCACGAGTCGTCATGGACTTGTTGAAAATGTCGTTTTCCTTCCAAAAAGATTTGATACGTTTATCAACTTCCGGAAGGTTCAATCCTTTGTATTCATTGAATTTTTTACTCATCGCACTAGTGTTTTAAAGCTGGCAAAAGTACGGAAATTTGTGCATTATATTCTTTTCATGATCAAGCAAATCACCGTCTTTTCTCAAGGGTTATAGTCGCTTTAAGACATGCGGCCTTCCTAAGGGGAAAGACTTACTCCACCTTAATCTCTAGCACCAGTCCTTCATGACTGCGCAAATTCATTACTGTACCGCCTTCAAAGAGGAGGTATTGCCCTTTGATACCTTTTAATTTCCCAGCATGTTGAGTGGTTTTAGCAAGGTTAACACTAGTCACTTTTTCGGGGTATTGAAGTACAGGAAATTTAATTTCCCATTCTTTTTCATTATCGAGAATGAATTCTTGGGCTTCTCGAGGTATGAATTCTAGTAAGCTTTCACGGAAGATTAACAAATCCACATCTTCCACGTTATTGGTAAGCATCTTGCGCCAGTTGGTCTTATCTGCAACGTGATCTTTTAAGGCAACTTCTGTAATTCCAGCGAGGTAACGGTTGGGCGCTTCTAGAATCGCAACCGCTTCATGAGCACCTTGATCGATCCATCGGGTAGGGATTTGTGTTTTGCGGGTAACCCCTACTTTTATATTACTGCTGTTAGCCAGGTAAACAATATGGGGGGTAAGTTGCACTTTTTTCTCGTACTCTAGATTGCGATCTTCTTCATCCAGATGTGCACGGCTCAATTCGGGCTTCATGATCCATTCTCCGGCTTGTGGGATTTGAGAAAAGCAATCATAGCAAAAGCCCTGACGCCATATTTTTTTGTCAAGGCTGCAATTAAGGCATTCATTTCCTACGTGCTTTAAAGAAATATGTTTATCCAGCAGCTGGTTCATGTGCAAAAAGTTATCTGGAAAAACAAGGTAATACTGAACGGTTTCCTTGAGTTCTGTTTGCATTTTTCTAATCGTTCCGGTAAGGATCATGGTAGTAACTTTAAAAATTAAGGAAGTATCTTTGGAACCGTAAAAATACCAATTAGGATTTGTAAAATATGGCAAACGCATTACTCAATTCTGTCGTCTCGTGGTTTCTAAAGAAACGCCTTCACGATATGGAGCTCTTTATGAAGCATCCACAGGAGTTGCAGGATAACATTTTGCAAGATCTTATTTATTATGCGAGGCATACAGAGGTAGGGAAGAAGTACGGTTTTGACTCTATAAAATCCTATCGCGATTTTGCAGACAGAGTCCCAGTTTCTGGATATACGGAAATGGAAGCCTCTATAGAACGGTCTAGAAAAGGGGAAGGAAATATTTTCTGGCCTAGTGATATCAAGTGGTTTGCTATGAGTAGCGGCACGACTAATTCTCGCAGCAAATACATACCGGTAAGCCAGCAGTCGCTCGAAGACTGTCACTATGCAGCCGCTAAAGACTTGTTGTGTATGTACCTCAATAACAATCCAGATTCTAAGATTTTTAAAGGAAAAGGATTGCGATTAGGTGGGAGTAAACAACTGGATAGAAAGTCAGGAACTGCTGCTGGGGATTTGAGCAGTATTTTAATAGACAACATGCCTTTCTGGGCAGATTACAGCTCTACTCCTGGAAATGAGGTAGCTTTAATGGCAGATTGGGAAACTAAAATGCCAGCGATAGTTCAAGAAAGTATTACAGAAGATGTGACCAGTCTTGCAGGTGTTCCCTCCTGGATGATGGTGCTCCTTAACAATGTCTTAGAAACTACAGGTAAGGATCATATTCTTGAAGTATGGCCGCAAATGGAAGTGTTCTTTCATGGAGGCGTGAGTTTTGACCCGTATGTAGACCAGTATAAAAAATTACTGCCAGCAGGTCATATCAAATACTACGAAACCTATAATGCGAGTGAAGGTTTCTTTGCGATTCAAGATAGAAACGACAGTAATGAATTATTACTTATGTTGGATTACGGAATTTTCTATGAGTTCATTTCTATGAAAAGCTATGATACACCAGACGAGAAGATCATACCACTTAGCGAGGTAGAATTAGAGGAGAATTATGCTATTATTATCACTACTAACGCTGGTTTATGGCGTTATAAAATAGGAGATACGGTACGTTTTACGAGTAAAAGTCCTTATCGTATTAAGGTAAGTGGTCGTACCAAGCACCACATCAACGTATTTGGTGAGGAGTTGATCATAGAAAATGCTGAGGAAGCACTTAAGAAGACCATAGCAGAGATTCCTTGTTTTATAAAAGATTATACCGTTGCGCCTATATTTATGGAAGGTAAAGAAAAAGGAGCTCATGAATGGATGATTGAATTTGGTACGCAACCTGGTGATATTTCCGCTTTCGCAAAAGCTTTAGACTTACATCTTCAAAGAGTAAATAGTGATTACGAGGCAAAGCGCTATAACAATATCACATTAACGGCACCAAAAATAAATATTGCAAATCCAGATGTGTTTTACAACTGGCTAAAGCAAAAAGGTAAACTGGGCGGCCAGCATAAAATCCCGAGGCTGAGTAACTCTAGAGAATATATGGACGAGTTGCTTGTTATTCATCGCAAAGGCAGTCTGGTTAAATAAAGGAGTTCATTTAATGGTTTAATTATCGATAGCAGGATCAAACTGCTTTGTTAAACCTTATCTGAAAACTGAATAAAACCGTATTTTTGCAAAAAATTATACATGAGCAAATTAGTTGTGGTAGGAACAGTAGCATTTGATGCGATTGAAACTCCTTTTGGTAAAACAGATAAGATTTTAGGTGGAGCAGCAACCTTTATAGGACTTAGTGCTTCTCACTTCGATACAGAAGTAGGCTTGGTAAGTGTTGTAGGAGGCGATTTTCCTCAAGAATATCTAGACATGCTTAAAAACCGCGGTATGAACATCGACGGTATTGAGGTCGTAAAAGAGGGGAAAACATTTTTCTGGTCTGGAAAATACCACAATGACATGAATACTCGTGATACTTTAGTAACAGAGCTTAATGTATTAGCAGACTTTAATCCAGTAGTGCCAGAGGCTTTTAAAGATGCTGAGGTAGTTATGTTAGGAAACTTGCATCCAGCAGTACAATTAGGGGTTATAGAGCAAACTCCTGCAGCAAAGTTAATCGTGCTGGATACTATGAATTTCTGGATGGACAGTGCTTTAGAGCTGTTACATCAAGTAATTGCTAAGGTAGATGTGATCACCATTAATGACGAGGAAGCAAGACAGCTTTCGGGAGAATATTCTCTAGTTGCTGCAGCACGTAAGATCCATGCAATGGGTCCTAAGTATGTAGTGATTAAAAAAGGAGAGCACGGCGCTTTATTGTTTCATGGGGAGCATATTTTCTTTGCTCCAGCATTACCATTAGAAGAAGTGTTTGATCCTACAGGAGCTGGTGACACATTTGCTGGAGGTTTTGCAGGATTCCTCGCAGCAAGTGGTGACTACAGTTTTGAAAACATGAAACGGGCGATTATTTATGGTTCTAATTTTGCTTCCTTTGCGGTAGAAAAATTTGGAACAGAGCGTATGCAAACGATTACCAATGATGAAATAAACACACGTTTAGAGCAATTTAAAGCGCTAACAAAATTTGAAATAAACAATTAGTAATATTTATCAAAAAAGCCTCAAGAATTCTTGAGGCTTTTCTATTTTAATACCCTTATACATCCCATCATGAGCGACCAGATAAAACACGAGTGCGGTATTGCACTTATCCGTCTTCTTAAACCATTAGAATACTATAAGGAGAAATACGGAACAGCTTTCTACGGTATCAATAAAATGTACTTAATGATGGAAAAACAGCACAACCGTGGCCAGGATGGTGCTGGATTTGCCAGTATCAAACTGGATGTAGACCCAGGCCAACGTTATATTTCTAGAGTGCGCAGTAATGCCGCACAGCCTATTCAAGATATTTTTGCACAAATCAACGACCGCATCAATACAGAGCTGACTGAAAATCCTGAAATAAAAGACGACGTAGCGGCACAAAAAGAACGGATTCCTTATGTAGGAGAATTGTTGATGGGCCATGTGCGTTACGGGACCTTTGGTAAAAACAGCATAGAATCAGTACATCCATTCTTAAGACAGAACAACTGGATGCACCGCAACCTGATTATGGCAGGTAATTTTAATATGACCAATGTATTCAAGCTTTTTAACAAGCTCGTAGAACTAGGGCAGCACCCTAAGGACATGGCAGATACAGTTACCGTAATGGAGAAAGTAGGTCATTTCCAAGATAGACAAGTCAGTAAATTATACAAAAAGTTTAAGTCAAAAGGTCTTTCTAAAATAGAAGCCAGTCCTAAAATTGCAGAAGAAATAGACGTTGCTAAAATACTGCGTAAGAGTGCTAAGGACTGGGATGGCGGTTATGCTATGGGGGGTTTAATGGGACATGGAGATGCTTTTTTACTGCGTGATCCTGCAGGAATACGACCGGCTTATTATTATCAAGATGATGAGGTAGTAGTAGTAGCAAGCGAGCGACCAGTAATACAAACGGCTTTTAATGTTGCATTTGAAGAAGTTAAGGAGCTCGATCCAGGGAAGGCCATTATTATTAAGAAAAATGGAACAGTTACCCTAGACCAAATCACAGAACCATTAGAGCGCAAAGCTTGTTCTTTTGAACGCATTTACTTCTCACGTGGAAGTGATGCAGAGATTTATCAGGAACGCAAAATGTTAGGAAAACTATTGTTTCCTGAGATTATGAAGAGTATTGATAACGATATTGATAACACGGTGTTCTCGTACATTCCCAACACAGCAGAAACATCATTCTACGGCATGGTAGAAGAGGGTCACGCCGTTCTCAACAAGCAGAAAAAAGATTTTATTATAGCTGGAGAAGGAAAGCTGACGGAAGAGCAAGTGGAAGCTACGCTTTCGCGAAAGCTAAGAACAGAAAAAATAGCGATTAAAGATGCTAAACTGCGCACATTTATAACGGAAGATTCTTCTCGTGACGACCTTGTAGCTCACGTGTATGATGTGACTTATGGTGTTGTAAAGCCGGAAGACAATCTGGTAATAATTGATGATTCTATAGTGAGAGGCACTACCTTGAAGAAGTCCATTCTTAAAATGATGGATCGATTGAACCCTAAGAAAATCATAGTGGTTTCTAGTGCACCACAAATTAGATATCCAGATTGTTACGGAATAGATATGGCACGAATAGAAGGCTTGGTAGCTTTTAAAGCGGCACTAGCTTTACATGAAGATCGTGGCACTTATGATGTGGTAGAAGAAATCTATAAGAAGTGCAAACTACAGACAGAGATGAAAGACGTAGATGTGGTAAACTACGTAAAAGATCTATACGACCCCTTTACAGATCAAGAAGTTTCTGATAAGATAGGAGAACTACTTTCTGAGGAAGGTTTAAAGGCTGATATAAAAATTATTTATCAAACCGTAGATAATTTACACAAAGCCTGTCCCAAGAATTTAGGGGATTGGTACTTTACAGGAAATTACCCTACAGACGGCGGTAATAGAGTGGTAAATCGAGCTTATATCAACTTTTTTGAAGGAAATGATGAGCGAGCTTATTAAGACGTTATTTTCTTATAAATTTTAAATCAAAATCCCCAAATCAAGTAATTGATTTGGGGATTTTGATTTAAAAAACTTTTTTACTCATTGAAAATGATATTTTGCTCCTTGCTTATTTTGAAGTCATAAAGCTATCAATAGTTTTATCAAAAATTGATCAATTAATTCGGCTATTGTATATCCGTTTAATGCCTATTAGATATGATGCCTGGACCTGTCTTCTGTGTTTGATGCGCCCATTTTGAAGCCTCTACCTCAAAGTAACCTTCATTCATATCCATCATTCTCTCTCAAGTATAACGGTCATCTCGATCTCCCATGGAGAGCACCCCTTGCTAACCACATGACGATCATAAAAATTAAAACCTAGAGAATCCATAGGAACATAGAGTCTCGAGGTCTTATAAATTTAAAAAATAGTCTTTGTACTACTAAAGTCATTACTCTATCTTTTTAAAGATTTTATAAACTAAATAAAGAATCAGCAATAAAATCAAGATGAATAAGATTTGACTTATTAAAAGTCCTAAACTAAAATCATTTATTACACTTTCCATAATTAATTAATTTTTTCAGAACGAACTATTTCGCCAGTGGTTATATTTAAAATCACCCTTATTTGGATCTGAGATGTAACACTTAAAGGTATGGCAAAGCCGCTATCAGAAAATTTAATCCCCATTGTTTCATTTACTATTATGTCTAGTTGTACGGTATTACCTACTAAGTTAACAACTCCTATTTCATAAACAACTACTCATTAATATTTAAAGCCATTTTCCATACTTGATATTCATGACAGTTAACCGTTTCAACGAAAATTTTCACATATAGGTGTTCCTCTAAAATACCATCTTTTTCCTTACTAACATCCTCTACTTTAAAAAAATCTAGACTAGAAACGTCTGTTAATTTTAGAGGCTTTTCTAAAGAATAATATTCAAAATATTTTTAAATATTTGGTTGTGAATTTACTACAACAACTTCATTATCATTTTTTATAGTTTTATTCTCTTCAAGCCATGTGTTTTTGTGTTTATAAAGAGGGATTTTCAATTTAGCTGAACTGTCTTTTTTAATAAATTTAAATAGTTCGCTATCGTTTAGTATTACATAAACAGTATTGTTACTTTGACTTGATACAAAACTTGAAGTCAAAATAATTATTGAAAAAAAGAAATTTTTCATACCATTCTTAGTTTTAGTCAATTTTTCCTTTTTAGGAATTATTGAAATTATTAATGGTTGTATTTATGGAATTTCTTTCTAATTGTGATAATGCATTCCAGGCAATAGTATTTACAGTGATTTTTTCTGATTTTACTATTACATCAGACTCACAACTGAAAATAAAAAATAAGAATACAAAAGATAAACATTTAAATAAACCTAGAATTGATTTAGATTGGGAGATAATAACATATTTGCTTAATTTTACATCATAAAACTAGTATTTTTAAGATGATATATTCAAGTTTATCCTATTATTCGTTAAAATCTCTATAATTAAACCCTACTGATCCACAGCATGCCAATCGACATAGCAGGTTTCTCTTTCTCTTAAACCTAACGCGTTTAGGGAGATGTTTACAAGCAATTGTTTTTGAATTTTATCGGAAAATCGATGATCATCATCTCAATGGTAGTTTGGGAATCTACATAATGATGAGTTGAGTATAGTTACTCCTCAACAATTATTGGGACTCAATTATGATGATCTCTTTGTAAGGATGAATGAGAATCTATCTTTAAGGCATTTTAATTTTGAAGTAAAACATTTTCACAGGAAAAACAGCTCATTTAAATGGTGATTATTTTGTTTCTGAAAAGGTTTTATTACCATCAGTTATGAATAAAATTGATGAGGCATTAAAATCAGATAGAATATTAGTTTCTATTGCGAGAAGAGGTAATCTCATGGCAGTAGCCAAAGTAAAACACAACCAAAATAATGTATATATAGACAGCTTTTTACAAATGCATAGCAATGCGTCCACAATACTATAAATCCTGAGGAAAGATTATTGAAAAGCATATCAGAGATTTCCAAAGGTGAAACGATAAATCATTTGAATCTAACCCAAATAAAAATCCCCAAATCATTTGATTGATTTGAGGATTTTTATTTGGGTTAAGTGCTTACTGGAAACTACTTCCCTTCAGCATATCTTTTAGAAACTTCTTCCCAGTTGATAAGATTAAAAAATGCTTCCACATAATCAGGACGTCTGTTTTGATAGTTCAAGTAGTAGGCATGTTCCCATACATCAAGACCTAGAATGGGAGTTCCACCACATCCTACTTCTGGCATCAATGGGTTGTCTTGGTTGGGAGTTCCACATACATCTAGTTTTCCACCTTCATGTACACAAAGCCATGCCCATCCAGAACCAAATTGTCCTTTTGCAGCAGTGCTAAAGGTGTCTTTAAAATTTTCAAATGTACCAAATGAAGTCTTGATCGCATCAGCTAGTTCGCCAGTTGGGTGACCACCGCCATTAGGACTCATTACTTCCCAGAACAAACTGTGGTTATAAAAACCGCCACCGTTATTTCTTAGGGCAGTGTTGTGCATGTCTAGATTTAAAAGAATGTTATCAATAGTTTTTCCTTCTAGATCTGTCCCTTTTACAGCATCGTTAAGTTTATTAGTATACCCTTGATGATGCTTTCCGTGGTGTATCTCCATAGTTTTTGCATCAATATGAGGTTCTAGTGCGTCTTTAGCATAATTTAATTGAGGTAGTTCAAAAGCCATTATATATTCTTTTTAATTAGTTATTTATCGAATTATAAATTTAAGCACAAAAAGGGGACTGTTAAAATTATCCACGTTATATTATCCTTAAAGTGTTCAGGTTCATTATAAAGTGTAAATAAGTTAAAAAGAAAGCAATTTGTTTAAATTAATGCTTGTCAAGTAATACAGACCGTTGTACTCATGGAAGATGCAGTATAGGGGTAAGAGGTAAATAACGTTTTGTAATTGCCATAAAGGAGAGTTGTATCAAATAAATCTATGTCATACGGACTACAATCCATAAGGAATCTTACAGCGCAGCGGTCTTGTGTCTTTCTTTTCTATGCTTATCTTTGACTATGTCTGAATCACCTACTACTTTTTATAGCGCCAGTGCAGGATCTGGAAAGACCTATACGCTTGCGCAAGATTACCTCACGCTGCTTTTTAAAAATCCGTATGCTAATGGATACCGGCGTATTCTAGCGGTGACATTTACTAATAAAGCGGTAGGCGAGATGAAAGAACGTATTCTTGATTACTTGCATAAATTTACTTTTGACGAGTTAGAAGAGGGGGTTATAGGAATAGCAAATCACATTAAAAACGAAACTGGCCTAGATAGCGATCAGTTCAAAAAGAAAGCCCAAGCTGTTTTTAATCAGCTGTTGCATGATTACTCGGCCTTTGATATAGTCACTATTGACTCTTTCAACCATCGTATTTTAAGAACCTTTGCAAAGGATATCGATTTACCCGATAATTTTGAGGTAGAACTGGATAGCAAACGGTTGATTTCAAAAGCCATTAACAACCTTATTGCGAGAGCAGGAAAAGATAAGAAACTCACTCAGCAATTAGTGGACTTTTCTTTATCAAAGATAGAAGAAGGCAAAAGCTGGGATATAGAATACGACCTTCAAGATATAGCCAAATTAATTCAAAATGAAAACCATTATCCTTTTCTTAAGCAATTAAAGGGTAAAGAGGTAAAAGACTTCTTAAGCTTTCGTAAAAGTTTGTATAAAAAAATCAACACTGCTCAAAAAGAGCTTAGTGATAAAGCAGTAGCTCTAGTTAAAATGTCTGAAGATTTAAACATCTCTTCAGCCGATTTTAAAGGAGGTTCAAGGAGCATATTTAATACGGTTATCAAAGTAGCCCAAGAAGATTTTTCTGTAAAAATAGACGCTGCTTCTATAAGAGACCTTATCGCTGGAGAATTATACCCCAAAGGGAAATCCCAAAACATCAAGGATCAAATAGACCAAATGGCTGCTGTTATTAAAATATTTGCAGAGCAGTACAAGGAGCAAATGGGAACGGTTCTTTTTCACAAGAACATCGCCAGTAGTCTAACGCCTTTATCATTGCTCAATGAATTGCTTCATGAGATAGATAAGATTAAAGTCGCAGAGCAAATCGTGCCTATTTATGAGTTCAATGCTTTATTAGCAGAACAAATTAAGGACCAGCCAGCTCCTTTTATATATGAACGACTTGGGGAGCGTTACCGTCATTATTTTATAGACGAATTTCAGGATACCAGCCGCATGCAATGGGAAAACCTCGCGCCACTTATAGAAAATGAACTCCAGCAGCA of Nonlabens sp. Ci31 contains these proteins:
- the ileS gene encoding isoleucine--tRNA ligase produces the protein MSKKFNEYKGLNLPEVDKRIKSFWKENDIFNKSMTTREGNEPFIFFEGPPSANGLPGIHHVMGRTIKDLFCRFKTQQGYQVNRKAGWDTHGLPVELGVEKALGITKEDIGTKISVEAYNEECKKAVLKYTDVWSKLTDDMGYWVDMEDPYITYKSKYMESVWWLLKEIYSKDLIYKGYTIQPYSPAAGTGLSSHELNQPGTYQDVTDTTVTAQFKVEDPSKLPFPTNGEVFFLAWTTTPWTLPSNTALTVGPKIDYVLAETFNQYTGAPMQVILAEKLVSYQFGKKNQALKGDAFAKAKQEYQLGDKKIPYQILGSCKGTDLVNLRYEQLLAYATPFENAQDAYRVILGDFVTTEDGTGIVHTAPTFGADDALVSKQANPPIPPMLVLDEYNNPVPLVNLQGKFREELPEVGGKYVKNEYFADGEAPERSVDVDIAIALKEQNRAFKVEKYVHSYPHCWRTDKPILYYPLDSWFIKVTEFKDRMHELNKSINWKPKSTGEGRFGNWLANANDWNLSRSRFWGIPLPIWRNETGTEEMIIGSIEELMGEIEKSIAAGFMTTNPFAGFKNGDMSKENYNIVDLHKNVVDQIYLVGKSGAKLTREADLIDVWFDSGSMPYSQWHYPFENKEQVENQLRKADFIAEGVDQTRGWFYTLHAIATMISDDVAYKNVVSNGLVLDKKGQKMSKRLGNAADPFETLGKYGADATRWYMVSNANPWDNLKFDLDGITEVQRKFFGTLYNTYSFFSLYANVDGFTYSEKDIPLSERPEIDRWILSELNTLIKESTAFYEDYEPTKAARAITTFVTENLSNWYVRLCRRRFWKGTYEQDKIAAYQTLYTCLKTIAQLGAPIAPFFMDQLYQDLTGVCESDASESVHLALFPKADESLIDAALEEKMHKAQIISSLTLSLRKKESIKVRQPLQRIMIPVLDARDKAQIEAIADLVKSEVNVKEIELIDDASGILVKEIKPNFKALGPRFGKLMGQVASRIKSFQQEDIALLEKTGQKEVEVDGNAVILTLEDVEITSSDIEGWLVANQSGITVALDVTISPELKKEGISREIVNRIQNIRKDSGLEVTDRINIEIASHRELDDALLTNKQYIKDETLADLLTITTNVYKGTLIEFDDIATTIKVTKI
- a CDS encoding GH3 auxin-responsive promoter family protein → MANALLNSVVSWFLKKRLHDMELFMKHPQELQDNILQDLIYYARHTEVGKKYGFDSIKSYRDFADRVPVSGYTEMEASIERSRKGEGNIFWPSDIKWFAMSSGTTNSRSKYIPVSQQSLEDCHYAAAKDLLCMYLNNNPDSKIFKGKGLRLGGSKQLDRKSGTAAGDLSSILIDNMPFWADYSSTPGNEVALMADWETKMPAIVQESITEDVTSLAGVPSWMMVLLNNVLETTGKDHILEVWPQMEVFFHGGVSFDPYVDQYKKLLPAGHIKYYETYNASEGFFAIQDRNDSNELLLMLDYGIFYEFISMKSYDTPDEKIIPLSEVELEENYAIIITTNAGLWRYKIGDTVRFTSKSPYRIKVSGRTKHHINVFGEELIIENAEEALKKTIAEIPCFIKDYTVAPIFMEGKEKGAHEWMIEFGTQPGDISAFAKALDLHLQRVNSDYEAKRYNNITLTAPKINIANPDVFYNWLKQKGKLGGQHKIPRLSNSREYMDELLVIHRKGSLVK
- a CDS encoding PfkB family carbohydrate kinase, translated to MSKLVVVGTVAFDAIETPFGKTDKILGGAATFIGLSASHFDTEVGLVSVVGGDFPQEYLDMLKNRGMNIDGIEVVKEGKTFFWSGKYHNDMNTRDTLVTELNVLADFNPVVPEAFKDAEVVMLGNLHPAVQLGVIEQTPAAKLIVLDTMNFWMDSALELLHQVIAKVDVITINDEEARQLSGEYSLVAAARKIHAMGPKYVVIKKGEHGALLFHGEHIFFAPALPLEEVFDPTGAGDTFAGGFAGFLAASGDYSFENMKRAIIYGSNFASFAVEKFGTERMQTITNDEINTRLEQFKALTKFEINN
- a CDS encoding DUF2797 domain-containing protein, which gives rise to MILTGTIRKMQTELKETVQYYLVFPDNFLHMNQLLDKHISLKHVGNECLNCSLDKKIWRQGFCYDCFSQIPQAGEWIMKPELSRAHLDEEDRNLEYEKKVQLTPHIVYLANSSNIKVGVTRKTQIPTRWIDQGAHEAVAILEAPNRYLAGITEVALKDHVADKTNWRKMLTNNVEDVDLLIFRESLLEFIPREAQEFILDNEKEWEIKFPVLQYPEKVTSVNLAKTTQHAGKLKGIKGQYLLFEGGTVMNLRSHEGLVLEIKVE